Proteins encoded together in one Nitrospinaceae bacterium window:
- a CDS encoding DUF302 domain-containing protein, with protein MRQLLIILFSLFLFPSLASADEGLISVKSSHDVKTTADRLESILKKKGMTVFGRVNHAKGAQKVGKKLRPTELVIFGNPKVGTPLMQCNQSVGIDLPQKALIWKDKMGQVWLSYNDPKYLRNRHNLNKCNTVITKIEKALGNFAKAATK; from the coding sequence ATGCGACAGTTATTGATAATTCTTTTCTCGCTTTTTTTATTTCCTTCATTGGCATCAGCGGATGAGGGATTAATTAGCGTAAAAAGTTCTCACGATGTAAAAACGACCGCAGATCGGCTCGAAAGTATATTAAAGAAAAAGGGCATGACCGTTTTCGGGAGGGTCAATCATGCAAAAGGTGCACAAAAAGTAGGGAAAAAACTGCGCCCGACCGAGCTCGTTATATTTGGGAATCCAAAAGTAGGGACTCCGTTGATGCAGTGTAATCAAAGCGTGGGAATCGATCTTCCTCAAAAAGCGCTAATCTGGAAAGATAAAATGGGCCAGGTTTGGTTATCCTATAATGATCCCAAATACCTGAGGAATCGTCACAATCTCAATAAATGCAATACGGTCATTACGAAAATTGAAAAAGCGCTTGGAAACTTCGCTAAGGCGGCCACTAAATAA